Proteins encoded in a region of the Hirundo rustica isolate bHirRus1 chromosome 10, bHirRus1.pri.v3, whole genome shotgun sequence genome:
- the KPNA4 gene encoding importin subunit alpha-3, whose product MADNEKLDNQRLKNFKNKGRDLETMRRQRNEVVVELRKNKRDEHLLKRRNVPHEDICEDSDIDGDFRVQNTSLEAIVQNASSDNQGIQLSAVQAARKLLSSDRNPPIDDLIKSGILPILVHCLERDDNPSLQFEAAWALTNIASGTSEQTQAVVQSNAVPLFLRLLHSPHQNVCEQAVWALGNIIGDGPQCRDYVISLGVVKPLLSFISPSIPITFLRNVTWVMVNLCRHKDPPPPMETIQEILPALCVLIHHTDVNILVDTVWALSYLTDAGNEQIQMVIDSGIVPHLVPLLSHQEVKVQTAALRAVGNIVTGTDEQTQVVLNCEALSHFPALLTHPKEKINKEAVWFLSNITAGNQQQVQAVIDANLVPMIIHLLDKGDFGTQKEAAWAISNLTISGRKDQVAYLIQQNVIPPFCNLLTVKDAQVVQVVLDGLSNILKMAEEEAETIANLIEECGGLEKIEQLQNHENEDIYKLAYEIIDQFFSSDDIDEDPSLVPEAIQGGTFGFNSSANVPAEGFQF is encoded by the exons ATGGCCGACAACGAGAAGCTGGACAACCAGCGCCTCAAGAACTTCAAGAACAAAGGCCGCGACCTGGAG ACTATGAGAAGACAAAGAAATGAAGTTGTTGTGGAGTTGAGAAAG AACAAAAGAGATGAGCATCTCCTAAAGAGAAGGAATGTTCCCCATGAAGATATCTGTGAAGATTCCGATATAGATGGGGACTTCAGAGTG CAAAACACTTCTTTGGAGGCAATAGTACAG aaCGCTTCAAGTGACAACCAGGGTATTCAGTTAAGTGCTGTGCAGGCAGCAAG GAAGCTGCTGTCCAGTGACCGCAATCCACCCATCGATGACCTAATAAAATCAGGAATATTACCTATCTTAGTGCACTGTCTTGAAAGAGATGACAA tCCTTCCCTACAGTTTGAAGCTGCGTGGGCTTTGACGAACATCGCCTCTGGAACCTCGGAACAAACCCAGGCTGTAGTTCAATCCA ATGCTGTGCCGCTTTTCCTGAGACTGCTGCATTCACCTCATCAAAATGTTTGTGAGCAAGCGGTGTGGGCTTTAGGAAATATCATAG GTGATGGACCACAGTGCAGGGATTATGTCATTAGCCTGGGCGTGGTGAAGCCGCTGCTGTCCTTCATCAGCCCCTCCATCCCCATCACCTTCCTCAGGAACGTCACCTGGGTCATGGTCAACCTGTGCCGCCACAAAGACCCCCCTCCACCCATGGAGACCATCCAGGAG ATCCTGCCGGCGCTCTGCGTTCTGATCCACCACACGGATGTAAAT ATTTTGGTAGATACAGTCTGGGCGCTCTCCTATCTCACGGACGCTGGCAATGAGCAGATCCAGATGGTGATAGACTCTGGAATCGTCCCTCACTTGGTTCCTCTCCTCAGCCACCAGGAAGTCAAAGTCCAG acgGCTGCACTGAGAGCTGTGGGGAACATCGTCACTGGCACCGATGAGCAGACACAGGTAGTCCTCAACTGTGAAGCTCTCTCGCATTTCCCAGCACTTCTGACACAtcccaaagaaaaaattaataag GAAGCAGTGTGGTTCCTATCTAACATCACTGCAGGAAACCAGCAGCAAGTCCAGGCAGTAATAGATGCAAACCTTGTTCCAATGATAATCCATCTTCTAGATAAG GGGGATTTTGGGACTCAGAAAGAAGCTGCTTGGGCAATAAGCAACTTAACAATCAGCGGGAGAAAAGACCAG gTGGCTTACTTGATTCAACAAAATGTAATTCCTCCCTTTTGCAACTTGCTGACAGTAAAAGATGCACAAGTTGTGCAAGTGGTTCTggatggactaagtaatatattaaaaatggcTGAAGAGGAAGCAGAAACCATAGCCAACCTTATAGAAGAGTGTGGAG GCCTGGAGAAAATTGAACAGCTACAAAACCATGAAAATGAAGACATCTACAAACTGGCTTATGAGATCATTGACCAGTTCTTCTCCTCAGATGAT ATTGATGAAGACCCGAGCCTCGTTCCGGAAGCGATCCAAGGCGGAACGTTTGGTTTCAATTCATCTGCCAACGTACCAGCGGAAGGGTTCCAGTTCTAG
- the LOC120757269 gene encoding uncharacterized protein LOC120757269 has product MDPRCLGAAGIVQGVLLPLAPLPAKEQQNISLAVRFVSSHHFSIAQAVERLEEELSRSSAAGSPRNGCCGSSGIHPLPEAAAARGPGPERAAEPQGSCAAVFKELGGALERRKEALLSALDELESRGSEKDEPLTEEVEKLELGADLR; this is encoded by the exons ATGGATCCGCGGTGTCTGGGAGCGGCAGGGATCGTTCAAGGTGTGCTCCTCCCTCTGGCCCCACTGCCCGCTAAAGAACAG caAAACATCTCCTTGGCAGTTAGATTTGTTTCCTCTCACCATTTTTCCATTGCTCAG GCCGTGGAGcggctggaggaggagctgagccGTTCCTCTGCTGCGGGATCCCCGCGGAACGGCTGCTGCGGGAGCTCCGGGATCCATCCGCTCCCCGAGGCCGCGGCAGcgcggggcccggggccggAGCGCGCCGCAGAGCCACAGGGAAGCTGTGCTGCGGTGTTTAAGGAACTCGGTGGTGCCTTGGAGCGTCGGAAGGAAGCTCTGCTGAGCGCGCTGGATGAGCTGGAGAGCCGCGGTTCGGAGAAAGACGAGCCCCTCACCGAGGAGGTGGAAAAGCTGGAGTTAGGAGCGG ATCTCCGCTGA